The Porites lutea chromosome 9, jaPorLute2.1, whole genome shotgun sequence sequence TGTACAATATAAAGAGAAAAACATGTTGCACACACGCTGCATTGTACTTTGTCGCACTCAGTGGTGATACTAATACCTTTGCTGCTCAGTCTCTTTCGATTCAGTTCTTTAGCTTATAAGCTAAAGGATGGAAAAAAGTCATGGAAGGACGAATGCAAAAGCTTCTTTTCAAGGGAGTGGTTGGACACATATTCAACACAAGAAAACGCGTTCTTTGGATTATTCAAGACATCTTTGTAGCAGTACAAGACCGGCTGCATTGATCGGCAAGAGGCCCTCGAAATCATTCAGTGATACCGATGCTATTGGAATCCTAAAGCAGAGAATAGCTCGCAGGCAAAGTGATACTATAAACACAACAAATATGGCTTTAGTTGGACAAAGCGTTACAAGAACTCCACAGACACAAGTTTATCAAAAGGACAAAACATTTCATAGGAAATACGGCAGCAAGAGCGAAGAGACAGGGCTTTATGCTTCGTCAAATACCATAGCGATACATCGGAGTTGTATTAGCAGCCCAACAAGTTCATCTTGTTTTAGCCTTAATGATGACGATTGTGCTCGTTCTTTCTG is a genomic window containing:
- the LOC140948380 gene encoding uncharacterized protein, with the translated sequence MEKSHGRTNAKASFQGSGWTHIQHKKTRSLDYSRHLCSSTRPAALIGKRPSKSFSDTDAIGILKQRIARRQSDTINTTNMALVGQSVTRTPQTQVYQKDKTFHRKYGSKSEETGLYASSNTIAIHRSCISSPTSSSCFSLNDDDCARSFCDSVSSVACSNFTFENDDEKWERKSTFSGRFANFNAIETWLQCLSNPVL